The Litorilinea aerophila genomic interval AAGGCTACCAGGAAAAACGCTGGAAAGATGAAGAGGTAGCCGGTCAGCTGTTCCCGCCAGTCGATGCGGCGTCTCCGGCGGGCGCGAATCTCCGTCGCCGATAGTGCTGCCACTGCCTGGTAACCCCTTTCTCCGCCGTCTGCGTCTATGTCTCGCTATCCGGTTGTACGGGCGAGGTCCCATTCTCGATGGACGCCCCAGGCGAATTTCGCTGGGACCGACTGAATTTAGTATACATGACCCCAGACGGGGCGTCAACGGTTGGGGCGGATGTGTTATCCCTTTTCGCTGCCCCGGTTTTCTATTCTGGCACCGGCATGTTAACGGACGAAGGACACCAGGTTAACGGGCCGTTAGTGTGGAGCGTGCTTTGCCGGTTTCACCGCACCAGCCGTGTCCCGGTCTCCCCGTGCAGGGCCCGCTCCAGGTTTTCCGGATTGGTAATCAGGGCGTAGGCGTCGGAGTGGGGGGCCTGGTCTAGAAAGGCGAGGCAAGCTTCAATCTTGGGGCGCATACTGCCGGGGGCAAAGTGCCCTTCGGCCAGGTAGCGGCGGGCCTCCTCCCGGTTCATGCGATCCAGGGGGCGTTCCTGGGGCTGGCCGAAGTAGAGCATGACCTTTTCCACGCCGGTGCTGATCAGGAACAGGTCGGCCTGGAGCTGGCTGGCCAGCAGGCCGCTGGCCAGGTCCTTGTCGATCACGGCGGGGACGCCCCGGAGCTCGCCCCGTCGGTTGCGGGCCACCGGGATGCCACCACCCCCCACGGCGATGACGATCCAGCCGGCCGCCACGGCCTGGCGAATGGCCTCGATCTCGATGATCTCCTGGGGCTTGGGCGACGCTACCACCCGGCGCCAGCCCCGGCCTGCATCCTCTATCACGGGCCAGCCCTCCGCGGCGAAGCGGGCCGCGGCTGCCTCGTCCAGAAAGCCACCGATGGGCTTGGTGGGATGCTGGAAGGCGGGGTCGTTGGCATCCACCCGGACCTGGGTCACAATGGTGACGCACTGGCGCTCAATCCCACGCTGATAGAATTCATTGTTCAGGGCCTGTTGCAACATGTAGCCGATGCTGCCCTGGGTGTCGGCCACGATGACGTCCAGGGGGGTGGTGTGTACTTCGTGCATGGCCAGCTCGTTGCGCCGCAGGATGAAGCCCACCTGGGGGCCGTTGCCGTGGGTGATCACGGCCCGCCAGCCCGCCTGGATCATGTTGGCGATGTGACCTGCCGTCTCCCGCACCGCATCCCACTGGTGGTGAACTTGTGGCTGGCTGCGGTCTTTGATCAGGGAATTGCCGCCGATGGCAATCACAGCCAGGGGCGTGGCGTCGTTCTGGGAAGGCGTCATGGCCGGGAAGGTCTCCTGAAAGGGAACTGGTCCATCCCCGGCGACAGGCCGGTTATGGCCGGGTGTGTGCCGCCAGGATGGCCGGAAGCAGCGCGTAAAATTCGGTGGCCTTGACCACGTCCGCCAGCAGGACACTGTCCTGGACGGTGTGGGCCGTCTCTTCTTCGCCGGGGCCAAAGCCGATGGACGGGATGCCGGCCTTGCCCATCCAGTAGATGCCGTTGGTGCTGAAATTCCACTTGCCGGGGGTATGGGCCGGCAGGCCGATCCGTTGGGCCGTCTCCAGGCCGGCCTGCACCAGGGGATGGGACTCCTCCAACGCCCAGGCGGGGAAGTACTTGTCCACCGGGAAGACGAAGCCGGTGTAGCTGGGCTCTTCGTAGCGCAGCATCTCCACCCACACATCCCCTTTTTGCCGGTGTTCCGGCGGAATCAGGGCGCGTACCTGGTCCAGCGCGGCTTCGGCGCTCTCGCCAAAGGTAAGGCGGCGGTCGATGTAGACAGTGCACTGGTTGGGCACTGCGTTGATGCTGGGTGTCTCCACATGGATGTCCGTGACGGTGATCTTGCCGTGGCCCAGGAAGGGATGATCGCCCAGTTGGGGCTCCAGCTTGCTGATGCCGTCGATGATGGGCAGCACTTTGTAGATGGCGTTGTCGCCCAGGTGATTGCTGGCGGCGTGGGCACTTTTGCCTTTGGCCACCACCTTCATCTCTACCCGGCCCTTGTGCCCCCGGTAGATCTGCATGTTGGTGGGCTCGCCGATGACCACAAAGTCTGGCCGCAGCCCCTCATGCTCCACCAGCGCGTGGCAGGCAATGCCATCGCACCACTCCTCCATGTTGCCGAAGTAGTAGGCCGTCCAGCCCTCCAGCAGGCCCAGCCGGTGGGCAATAGCCAGGCCGTAGATCATGCCCGGCGTGCTGCCTTTTTCGTCACAGGCCCCCCGGGCGTAGAGCCGGCCATTTTCCAACTTGCCGATGAAGGGATCCCAGGCCCATTCGGCGGGATCGCCGATGCCCACAGTGTCGATATGGCTGTCGTAGAGGAGTTTGCGGGGACCGTTGCCAATGCGCCCCACGGTGTTGCCCATGGAGTCGAACCAGACCTGGTCAAAACCCAGCTTCTTCATCTCCGTCTGGGCCCGCAGCCCTACTTCTCGGATCTGGGAATCCATGGAGGGGATGGCGACCAGCTCCCGCAAGAAGGTGATGATGTCGTCCTGGTGGGAGGCGGTGGCAGCCTGGACGGCTGCGACGTCGATTGCGGCCATGGTGAACTCCTTCTGCTTTCAGGTAAGGGTGGGCGGATTGGGGCGCCGGCTCCTATTCCACCCGCTGGATGTGGGCGCCCAGGCTGCGCAGGGTCTCGTCGATGCGCTGGTAGCCCCGGTCGATCTGCTGGACGTTGCCGATGGTGGTGACTCCCTGGGCGGCCAGGGCTGCCAGCACCAGGGCCATGCCGGCGCGAATGTCCGGGCTGGTGACCGTCTGGCCCACCAGCCGGCTGGGACCCACCACCACCGCGCGATGGGGGTCGCAGAGGATGATCTGGGCCCCCATGGCGATGAGCTTGTCCACAAAATAGAGCCGGCTCTCGTACATCTTCTCGTGGATGATCACGGTGCCCTGGGCCTGGGTGGCTACCACCAGGGCGATGCTCATCAAGTCGGGGGGGAAGGCCGGCCAGGGTGCATCGTCGATCTTGGGCACGGCTCCGCCGAAGTCAGGCGTGATGCGCAGCTCCTGCCCGTCCTCCACCACCAGGGTGGTGGCCTCGTGGGGCGGAGCGGTGGGGTCGTGCTCCAGGTGCATCTGGACGCCCAGGCGGTGGGCGAAGACCATTTCCACCATGCGCAGGTGTTCTGGCACGACACCCTGGATGCGCAGCTCGCCTTCGGTGATGGCGCCCAGGCCGATGTAGCTGCCGATCTCCACGAAGTCCGGGCTGATGTGGATCTCGCCGCCCCGCAGCCGCTCCTGACCGTGGATGGTGAGGGTGTTGCTGCCGATGCCCTCGATGGGGCAGCCCATGGCCACCAGCAGGTGGCAGAGGTCCTGGACGTGGGGCTCGCTGGCGGCGTTGCGCAGGATGGTGGTGCCCCGGGCCAGGGCGGCGGCCATGATGCCGTTCTCTGTCGCGGTGACAGAGGCTTCATCCAGCAGGATGTCCTGACCGGTCAGGCCCCGGTCGGCCCGCAGCTCGAACCTGCCGTTGTGGCAGAGCTGCGCGCCCAGGGCCTGGAAGACCTGCAGGTGGGTATCGATGCGCCGCCGGCCGATGTCATCGCCGCCGGCCGATTTGCCCACAGCGAAATGGCCGTGGCGGGCCAGCAGGGGCCCCATCAAGGTCAGGGAGCCCCGGATCTGGCCGAACAGATGGGCGTCGGGCTGCGTACGGTCCACGCCCCGGGCGCAGAGGGTGACGCTGTGGCCCTGGCGGTGGATCTCCACGCCCAGGCCGGCGAGGATCTGGAGCATGGTTTCCACGTCCCCGATCTGGGGCACATTGTGGAGCGTCACCGGTTCGTCGGTGAGCAGGCAGCTGGCCAGCAGGGGCAGGGCTGCATTTTTGTTGCCACTGGGGCGGACGGTCCCCTGGATTGGATGTCCTCCCTCGATGATAAACGAAGTCATGTTGAATACCTCTGTTGATGGACGGGCGCGCGCTCCATAGGGGGAACGTCAAGGACACTTCAGTCGTTGTCCTTGGCGGGTCTTGTATGGCCCCCGAGGAGGGCATCCCCTGACGGACGGACGTTTTGATCAGGCGTCTCGGGCAGACGTCTTTCCGCCGTTGTGGGGCCCAAGGCGACTGGGTTGAGCCGCCCCGGCTGGCAGCCGCGGCGGGCGTCTGCACATTGCCCGGGGGGACTAACGTAGTCTCCTGGCTTCCGGTTCCCCTGGGCCGCAAACAGTAGCCGGCCAGGCGTGACACCAGCCTGGAAGAGGTACCCTCTGCGCCAATGCCCCGGCCATCCAGGGAATTGGCCTGATTGTAACGAACCTCGGGTTCGCCGTCAATTGGGCCTGAAAACAAAAATGAGTCCATCGCAGGAGCCACAGATTGCCCAAATGAACACAGATTTTACCCGATTGCTATCTGAAAATCCTTGGCGTCGTGGCGCCTTTGCGTTGAAGAATGCCCTTTTCGTCGGGAGCCCAAAATGGGGGGAAAGGGGGTTTGGCTACGAGGCGAACAATTGTTCCAACCGGTAGGTTGTCCAAATTCCCTTTTCGAGGCAAATATGGTAAAATTCGATAGGTTTAAGAAACTGTTTGGCCTGGCCACAGCAGGGGTGGCATGGGATGGCACCCCCGCTGGCAGGCGGGAGATCGCGGAGGGATCCGCGCGGACCCAATCTCGAAATCAACCGTGAGCTTCATCGAACCCTTTTGAGGTGGATTGCTTTGGGCGTTATCGACAGTTTGTCAGCCGGCTATCGGTTTCTGGGGCGTCGTTTGGAATTGTTGCTGTTGCCGGTTTTGTTGGACTTATTGTTGTGGCTTGCCCCTCGCCTGAGCATCAACCCGCTCTTCATTCAGGTGGCCGATTTCTATGGCCGCGCGGCTTCCATGGAAGGGATGCCGCCGGACATGGCCCAGATGGCCGGCCAGGCGGCTACCCTGTTGGGAGAGATCGGCCGCAACTCCAACCTGCTGGACCTGTTGGTCAGCAGTTCGTTGCTCCACGTGCCCAGCCTGCTGGTGGCCCTGGGGCCGCTGCCAGGTGCCAGGGTGGTTGAGGTGGACAACCCCTGGGCCGCAGCCGGGTATGCCGGTATCCTGGGGTTGTTGGGCCTGTTGATCGGGGTGATCTACATCAACCTGCTGGCCAGGCGGCTGCCCCTGGGAAGCACGCCCAAGTGGCTTTCCCCCCCGGAGTTGTTCAAGGTGGCCCTGCGTCAGTGGGGGCGGGTGGTGGCCTACGTGTTGGTGGTGGCGGTGGGCCTGGGTACTGCCGCCATCCCCATGTTGATGGGCACCGCCATCCTGACCCTCCTGAGCCCGGCGCTGGGATCCCTGGTCATGTTGCTGTTCAGTGGCATGATCATGGTGCTGTTTTTCTACCTGTACTTCGTCACCGTCGGGCTGGTCATGGACAACCTGCCCCTGCACGTGGCCATCATGCGCAGCTTTTTGTTGGTGCGCCGGAATTTCTGGGCGACCCTGGGGTTCGTCTTTCTGACCAACCTGATTACCCTGGGCTTTGCCCTGATCATGAGTCGAATCGCCACCTACCCCCCGTTGGGGACGGTGGCGGCCATTGGTATCAACGCCTACATCGGCAGCGGTTTGACCATGGCGCTGCTGGTGTTTTACCGGACCCGGGTGTTGCACACCCTGGAGGGCAACCAGGCCAACGGGGGCCTGGGAGAACTCTGAGCGGGAGAAGAACCCGCCGGAGAGCAACAGGCCGATGGGCATCCCAGGGCGGGGAGCGCCTCGCCTGAGAGCCCGTTGTTGACCGTATATGGAGGATTTTGTGGCCAATCAACGCAAACAAGACTACGTCTACAGTGCAGATCAGATCCAGGTCCTGGAAGGGCTGGAAGCTGTCCG includes:
- the arcC gene encoding carbamate kinase, with amino-acid sequence MTPSQNDATPLAVIAIGGNSLIKDRSQPQVHHQWDAVRETAGHIANMIQAGWRAVITHGNGPQVGFILRRNELAMHEVHTTPLDVIVADTQGSIGYMLQQALNNEFYQRGIERQCVTIVTQVRVDANDPAFQHPTKPIGGFLDEAAAARFAAEGWPVIEDAGRGWRRVVASPKPQEIIEIEAIRQAVAAGWIVIAVGGGGIPVARNRRGELRGVPAVIDKDLASGLLASQLQADLFLISTGVEKVMLYFGQPQERPLDRMNREEARRYLAEGHFAPGSMRPKIEACLAFLDQAPHSDAYALITNPENLERALHGETGTRLVR
- a CDS encoding YgeY family selenium metabolism-linked hydrolase, whose product is MAAIDVAAVQAATASHQDDIITFLRELVAIPSMDSQIREVGLRAQTEMKKLGFDQVWFDSMGNTVGRIGNGPRKLLYDSHIDTVGIGDPAEWAWDPFIGKLENGRLYARGACDEKGSTPGMIYGLAIAHRLGLLEGWTAYYFGNMEEWCDGIACHALVEHEGLRPDFVVIGEPTNMQIYRGHKGRVEMKVVAKGKSAHAASNHLGDNAIYKVLPIIDGISKLEPQLGDHPFLGHGKITVTDIHVETPSINAVPNQCTVYIDRRLTFGESAEAALDQVRALIPPEHRQKGDVWVEMLRYEEPSYTGFVFPVDKYFPAWALEESHPLVQAGLETAQRIGLPAHTPGKWNFSTNGIYWMGKAGIPSIGFGPGEEETAHTVQDSVLLADVVKATEFYALLPAILAAHTRP
- the murA gene encoding UDP-N-acetylglucosamine 1-carboxyvinyltransferase; this encodes MTSFIIEGGHPIQGTVRPSGNKNAALPLLASCLLTDEPVTLHNVPQIGDVETMLQILAGLGVEIHRQGHSVTLCARGVDRTQPDAHLFGQIRGSLTLMGPLLARHGHFAVGKSAGGDDIGRRRIDTHLQVFQALGAQLCHNGRFELRADRGLTGQDILLDEASVTATENGIMAAALARGTTILRNAASEPHVQDLCHLLVAMGCPIEGIGSNTLTIHGQERLRGGEIHISPDFVEIGSYIGLGAITEGELRIQGVVPEHLRMVEMVFAHRLGVQMHLEHDPTAPPHEATTLVVEDGQELRITPDFGGAVPKIDDAPWPAFPPDLMSIALVVATQAQGTVIIHEKMYESRLYFVDKLIAMGAQIILCDPHRAVVVGPSRLVGQTVTSPDIRAGMALVLAALAAQGVTTIGNVQQIDRGYQRIDETLRSLGAHIQRVE